A genomic region of bacterium contains the following coding sequences:
- the dacB gene encoding D-alanyl-D-alanine carboxypeptidase/D-alanyl-D-alanine-endopeptidase: MNRRDPKNLGFFPLAVSATCAVKLWQTSLMRSGLVLLLTFAISRAASAENNQLADAAARLMQKLRSKSKLGVVVTDLETGNQLFKFNADQVLMPASVMKIVTSVAALKYLGSDYKIPTEVFSELTPNQHGAIGSLYIRGYGDPLLDTSDIEEMSLAVSRRGVREINDIVVDNSLFVDPFPASGAKAYQAGTSALTLNQNTLTLEVYPGGSGERASVYLPAGSPFIVDNQVQTSSRAVNQITVIETGVIQKGGEFFQNTSGQLPTLKISGKIGGLSRPASYRRALLNPEMAVANTFAEYFRRQGIKIKGQLRIGATPGNARLIDSFEFSTLADAIREMNHTSNNVVANQLLFALGQDAKGYFRSHLGIERIHAMLAELECAAGSYAVYDGSGLSKKNRITASCLSRVLRYAYHDFSIAPDFIASFSRFGHTGTLRKRKLRPRNSSALKVLSRETQADSVWAKTGTLAGVTALAGYATTGSNRRVAFVILSNSGGARSLENEIVKLIIGSKI, translated from the coding sequence ATGAATCGTAGAGATCCAAAGAACTTAGGGTTTTTTCCGCTAGCGGTCAGTGCCACTTGCGCAGTTAAGTTATGGCAAACAAGCTTGATGCGCTCTGGCCTTGTGCTGCTTTTGACATTTGCTATCAGTCGGGCAGCCAGCGCCGAGAATAATCAACTCGCTGATGCAGCAGCAAGATTGATGCAGAAACTTCGGAGTAAGAGTAAGCTTGGCGTAGTCGTCACAGATCTTGAAACTGGCAATCAGTTATTTAAATTTAATGCTGATCAAGTACTTATGCCTGCATCTGTCATGAAAATTGTGACTAGCGTAGCGGCACTAAAGTATCTGGGAAGTGATTATAAAATACCTACAGAGGTTTTTTCAGAACTTACGCCGAATCAACACGGAGCAATTGGTTCGCTTTATATCCGCGGTTACGGAGACCCGCTCTTAGATACCAGTGATATTGAAGAAATGTCTTTGGCCGTCTCGCGGCGAGGTGTGCGTGAAATTAATGACATCGTAGTGGATAACTCTCTGTTTGTTGACCCGTTCCCTGCATCGGGGGCTAAGGCTTATCAAGCTGGGACAAGTGCGCTTACGCTAAATCAAAATACGCTAACTCTTGAGGTTTACCCGGGGGGCTCAGGCGAACGTGCAAGTGTGTATTTACCAGCGGGCAGCCCTTTTATCGTTGATAATCAAGTGCAAACTTCGAGTCGTGCAGTCAATCAAATTACAGTGATCGAAACTGGAGTAATACAAAAGGGCGGGGAATTTTTTCAAAACACAAGCGGGCAATTGCCCACCCTCAAAATTTCCGGAAAAATTGGTGGGCTCTCTCGACCAGCAAGTTACCGGCGAGCATTATTAAATCCCGAGATGGCAGTGGCTAATACCTTTGCTGAATATTTCAGGCGTCAGGGTATTAAAATTAAAGGACAACTGCGCATTGGAGCGACTCCAGGTAATGCGCGCTTGATTGATTCGTTTGAATTTTCGACTCTTGCCGATGCGATTCGAGAAATGAATCACACCAGTAATAACGTGGTTGCAAATCAATTACTATTTGCTTTAGGTCAAGATGCTAAAGGGTATTTTCGCAGCCATCTCGGGATCGAACGGATTCATGCAATGTTAGCCGAACTGGAATGCGCTGCTGGGTCATACGCAGTTTATGATGGGTCGGGCTTAAGCAAGAAAAATCGCATTACTGCAAGTTGCCTGAGTCGCGTGCTGCGTTATGCCTATCATGACTTTTCAATTGCCCCTGATTTTATTGCCTCGTTTAGCCGCTTTGGTCACACGGGCACTCTGCGTAAGCGTAAACTTAGGCCAAGAAATAGTAGTGCATTGAAGGTCTTGTCGCGCGAGACTCAGGCGGATAGTGTTTGGGCTAAAACTGGGACACTAGCAGGAGTGACAGCTTTGGCGGGCTATGCAACGACAGGCTCGAATCGCCGCGTTGCGTTTGTGATTTTAAGCAATAGCGGTGGAGCGAGATCGCTAGAAAATGAAATTGTTAAATTGATTATTGGATCGAAAATTTAA
- a CDS encoding AI-2E family transporter produces the protein MKDLSFEEKRFFIILAAAVATLIWIHEVAVLLFVSYGLALAFDPYVTRYEAKGRSRARSAIFLGTLVLLVALIVILLIVPPLIRETVDVIAEFPRYLDWVNVFIRERLGSVLNFPKDVSVDQEALRSELRRLGTTYANEIWEVLKTGMLQGYSIGLALLNILLLPFFTFYMICDLERIHSWGAELIPPRFRSKTLTVLKQTRSILGAFVKGQLMVCFALGILYSIGFSVISLPNAIGIGMSSGMLGIVPYLGSTVALIFGTLLSVVTYGTFTAVFLAWTVIAVVQLLESFVLTPKLVGETVGVHPLVVMVALMIGGNLFGLVGIVLAVPVAAVAKVLLREIK, from the coding sequence ATGAAAGACTTGAGTTTTGAAGAAAAGCGTTTTTTTATCATTCTTGCTGCAGCGGTTGCGACCTTGATTTGGATTCACGAAGTTGCAGTCTTGCTTTTTGTCTCCTACGGACTTGCGCTTGCATTTGACCCCTATGTCACGCGTTACGAAGCCAAGGGACGTAGCCGAGCGCGTAGTGCGATCTTTCTTGGCACCTTAGTGCTACTTGTTGCACTGATTGTGATTCTGTTGATCGTTCCTCCGCTGATCCGTGAAACCGTTGATGTGATCGCTGAATTCCCTAGATACTTAGATTGGGTCAATGTTTTCATTCGTGAGCGCTTAGGCTCGGTTTTAAATTTTCCTAAAGACGTATCCGTGGACCAGGAAGCGCTGCGTTCAGAATTAAGACGCTTGGGTACTACTTATGCCAATGAAATTTGGGAAGTTTTAAAAACGGGAATGCTGCAAGGCTATTCAATTGGCCTTGCGCTCTTAAATATTTTATTGCTGCCATTTTTCACTTTTTACATGATTTGCGATTTGGAGCGTATCCATAGTTGGGGCGCCGAGTTAATTCCTCCGCGATTTCGCAGTAAAACTTTAACTGTGCTCAAGCAAACACGCTCAATTCTTGGTGCCTTCGTGAAGGGCCAATTAATGGTCTGTTTTGCCCTGGGCATACTCTACAGCATTGGATTTTCAGTGATTAGCTTGCCTAATGCGATCGGCATCGGCATGAGTTCTGGGATGCTAGGAATTGTTCCTTATCTGGGCTCAACTGTTGCCTTGATTTTTGGAACACTTTTATCAGTTGTGACCTACGGAACTTTTACTGCTGTTTTCTTGGCTTGGACAGTAATTGCAGTTGTGCAGTTGCTTGAGTCATTCGTGCTTACTCCAAAATTAGTCGGTGAAACCGTCGGCGTACATCCTTTAGTCGTCATGGTTGCTTTAATGATTGGCGGAAATTTATTTGGACTAGTTGGAATCGTGCTTGCTGTTCCTGTGGCCGCTGTTGCAAAAGTCCTGTTGCGTGAAATCAAATAG
- the dnaE gene encoding DNA polymerase III subunit alpha, producing MPFCHLHTHTQYSVLDGAIKIKDLIATVKSLGQESVAVTDHGVMHSVVDFYEEAKNNGIRPIVGCEVYITAGSRFDRRPVKQGGAETHHLTLLVQNKKGFENLSRLSSLGYLEGFYHKPRIDFDLLKEHSAGLICLSGCLASEFAAYASEGQEDRAREIIERYAQVFGDRFFLEVQPHDLKEQRMLNAVARELGKSCGIPLVATNDAHYLYRDDLRAHEVLLCVSTGKLLTDKDRMQHPGCDLYLKTEEEMLRELPDFADAVECSGEIAKRCELEFNFNTHYMPQFDIEAAPDDYFAQQAREGLTQRFKEYALSGRKFSPEQVTGYDERLEEEIKLILQMGFEGYFLVVADFIGWAKSNQIAVGPGRGSAAGSLVAYALGITDVDPIEHKLLFERFLNPERISLPDIDIDFCVNGRDRVIEYVRERYGREKVAQIVTFGTLKAKAVIKDVGRVLGLSFAETDRIAKLIPAPRQGFDFSIAEALQMEKRLKEFSEGEGAELIQLAMKLEGLSRHTSTHAAGIVIADRPVMELLPLMTDKEGQVITQLAMGAVEKLGLVKFDFLGLKTLTVLDQACRLISLSGAVPPKLSALPLNDEQTYRLISAGKTTGIFQLESSGITDMVIRLRPNCFEDIVAILALYRPGPLDAGMADHFINRKHGREPVKYLHPLLETILKDTYGIILYQEQIMQIARDLAGYSLGDADLLRRAMGKKKPAEMAKQRKRFIAGATAKGLTEALAVEIFDQMETFARYGFNRSHSVAYALISYQTAYLKAHYPRQFLAALMTFEMRDSDKTLKNLNECRELGISILPPDVNRGLVGFSVDRESILFGLGAISGIGEKGVEQIIDERNRGGNFVSLLDFCCRVDLSAVNHRTIENLIKSGAFDWTGTTRAQLFAELDECMSTGARWKADRDSNQISLFGNALGKVSKPTQLARMERKIPEWPSQTRLSYEREALGFYLSGHPLERFRPELRRLGSMSIETLETQIDGVQVLVAGVINFLKLKNTKKGDRYATFSLEDLTSYVDVIVWPDVYQKVHALLASEDPIIVTGRLDVTDERRQIIAQDIQSAVTLRDKTAKEALVRVSLERCSNERLQKLESLLKEFKGACPVKLILVSPKQSEVVVSLPEAIKIEPSEALCNKAEELFGEPVLHFR from the coding sequence ATGCCATTTTGCCATTTACACACTCATACTCAATATAGCGTTCTTGATGGTGCAATTAAGATCAAAGATTTGATTGCAACTGTTAAGTCACTTGGACAAGAAAGCGTTGCCGTGACTGATCACGGAGTGATGCACTCGGTCGTAGATTTTTACGAAGAGGCAAAAAATAACGGCATCCGTCCAATCGTCGGCTGCGAAGTCTATATCACAGCGGGTAGTCGTTTTGACCGTCGACCGGTGAAGCAAGGCGGAGCTGAAACCCACCATCTGACGTTGCTTGTGCAAAACAAGAAAGGTTTTGAAAATCTCAGCCGACTTTCCTCCTTAGGTTATCTTGAAGGCTTCTATCACAAACCACGCATCGATTTTGATTTGCTCAAAGAACATAGCGCAGGGCTGATCTGCTTAAGCGGATGCTTAGCTAGCGAATTTGCTGCCTATGCCAGTGAGGGTCAGGAAGATCGCGCCCGCGAAATTATTGAACGCTACGCACAAGTTTTTGGTGACAGATTTTTCCTTGAAGTTCAACCGCACGACCTCAAAGAACAGCGCATGCTGAATGCCGTTGCGCGTGAGCTCGGCAAGAGTTGTGGAATTCCCTTAGTTGCCACCAATGATGCCCACTATTTATACCGCGATGATTTGCGTGCACATGAAGTTTTACTCTGCGTTTCTACGGGGAAACTTTTAACCGATAAAGACCGTATGCAGCATCCCGGGTGCGATCTATATTTGAAAACAGAAGAAGAAATGTTGCGGGAGCTTCCTGATTTTGCCGATGCAGTTGAGTGCTCAGGCGAAATCGCCAAGCGCTGTGAATTGGAATTTAATTTTAACACACATTACATGCCGCAGTTTGATATTGAGGCAGCGCCAGATGATTACTTTGCGCAACAGGCGCGGGAGGGCTTAACTCAGCGCTTTAAAGAATACGCATTATCCGGAAGGAAATTTTCTCCCGAACAAGTAACTGGATATGACGAGCGCTTGGAAGAAGAAATTAAGTTGATCCTACAAATGGGGTTTGAAGGCTACTTCCTTGTTGTGGCAGATTTCATCGGCTGGGCTAAATCAAACCAAATTGCAGTTGGTCCAGGCCGGGGCAGTGCTGCCGGATCACTTGTCGCTTATGCCCTGGGCATTACAGACGTTGATCCCATCGAACACAAGCTCCTCTTCGAGCGGTTTTTAAATCCAGAACGTATTAGTTTGCCCGATATTGATATTGATTTTTGTGTAAATGGCCGCGATCGCGTGATCGAATACGTGCGCGAGCGCTATGGTCGGGAAAAAGTTGCCCAAATTGTGACCTTTGGAACGCTTAAGGCCAAGGCTGTGATTAAGGATGTCGGTCGTGTTTTGGGCTTAAGTTTTGCCGAAACCGATCGCATTGCGAAATTAATTCCCGCACCACGTCAGGGTTTTGATTTTTCAATTGCCGAAGCCCTGCAGATGGAAAAGCGTCTGAAGGAGTTTAGTGAAGGTGAAGGAGCAGAGCTAATCCAATTGGCAATGAAGTTAGAGGGACTCTCTCGACATACTTCTACTCATGCCGCAGGGATTGTGATTGCTGACAGACCTGTGATGGAATTGCTGCCCTTGATGACCGATAAGGAAGGTCAGGTTATTACGCAACTTGCGATGGGTGCAGTTGAAAAACTTGGTCTTGTGAAATTTGACTTCCTAGGTTTGAAAACACTTACTGTTTTAGATCAGGCCTGCCGTTTAATCAGTTTAAGTGGAGCTGTGCCACCAAAATTAAGCGCCTTGCCATTAAACGACGAGCAGACTTACCGTTTAATCTCTGCTGGAAAAACAACAGGAATTTTCCAGCTCGAATCCTCTGGCATTACCGACATGGTAATTCGCTTACGCCCTAACTGCTTCGAGGATATTGTGGCGATTCTCGCCTTATATCGACCTGGGCCATTAGATGCTGGCATGGCCGATCACTTTATCAATCGCAAGCACGGCCGTGAGCCTGTGAAATATTTACATCCATTGCTGGAAACAATTCTGAAAGATACCTACGGAATTATTCTCTACCAAGAGCAAATCATGCAAATCGCGCGCGACCTTGCAGGTTACTCGCTCGGGGATGCGGATTTATTACGCCGCGCCATGGGTAAAAAGAAGCCAGCTGAAATGGCCAAGCAACGCAAACGTTTCATTGCTGGGGCAACTGCTAAGGGGTTAACGGAAGCTCTTGCAGTAGAAATTTTTGATCAAATGGAAACCTTTGCGCGCTACGGATTTAACCGTAGTCACTCTGTGGCCTACGCGTTAATTTCCTATCAGACTGCATATCTCAAAGCGCACTACCCACGACAATTCTTGGCAGCATTAATGACATTTGAAATGCGTGATAGTGACAAAACGCTAAAAAATCTCAACGAATGTCGTGAGCTTGGAATTTCGATTTTACCACCTGATGTTAACCGCGGGCTTGTCGGTTTTTCGGTAGATCGTGAGAGTATTTTGTTTGGGCTTGGTGCGATTAGTGGAATTGGCGAAAAAGGAGTTGAACAAATTATTGATGAGCGCAATCGGGGTGGTAATTTCGTAAGCTTACTTGACTTTTGTTGTCGCGTTGATCTTTCGGCAGTGAATCATCGGACTATTGAAAATCTGATTAAGTCTGGTGCCTTTGATTGGACTGGCACCACGCGAGCGCAGTTATTTGCTGAATTAGATGAATGCATGAGCACCGGCGCGCGCTGGAAAGCGGACCGAGATTCAAATCAAATTTCGCTGTTTGGCAATGCTCTTGGAAAAGTTTCTAAGCCAACTCAGCTTGCGCGAATGGAGCGCAAAATTCCTGAATGGCCAAGTCAAACACGGCTTAGCTATGAGCGCGAGGCTTTAGGTTTTTATTTAAGTGGACATCCACTGGAACGCTTCCGCCCGGAGCTGAGGCGTCTAGGGAGTATGAGCATTGAAACTTTAGAAACGCAAATTGACGGTGTGCAAGTTTTAGTGGCGGGAGTGATTAATTTTCTTAAACTGAAAAATACTAAGAAAGGAGACCGCTACGCAACTTTCTCACTTGAAGATTTGACGAGTTACGTCGATGTGATTGTGTGGCCAGATGTTTACCAAAAAGTTCATGCTTTACTCGCTTCGGAGGATCCGATTATCGTCACAGGTCGACTTGATGTGACCGATGAAAGGCGCCAGATTATTGCTCAGGATATTCAGTCTGCAGTTACGCTTAGAGATAAAACCGCCAAGGAAGCGCTGGTGCGGGTAAGTCTTGAGCGTTGCTCTAACGAGCGTTTGCAAAAGCTTGAGTCTTTACTCAAGGAATTTAAGGGTGCCTGCCCAGTGAAATTAATTCTAGTTTCACCAAAGCAAAGCGAAGTGGTAGTTTCTTTACCGGAAGCAATTAAAATCGAACCTTCAGAGGCGCTTTGTAATAAGGCCGAAGAGCTTTTCGGTGAACCAGTTTTGCACTTTAGGTAA
- a CDS encoding divalent-cation tolerance protein CutA, which produces MQSTIKDKLLPDLVLVLTTVDSAHAAEELAQKVLQQQLAACISVIANITSHYNWNGKREKSTEQQLLIKTSQDNSLALIRLLEEIHPYQCPEIIVLDQVKASLQYSTWVKDCCKH; this is translated from the coding sequence ATGCAATCAACTATCAAAGATAAACTCTTGCCAGATCTGGTGTTAGTGTTAACCACGGTTGACTCTGCTCATGCCGCAGAAGAACTTGCCCAGAAAGTCTTGCAGCAGCAATTGGCTGCATGTATTTCAGTGATTGCCAACATTACGTCGCACTACAACTGGAACGGTAAGCGCGAAAAATCAACCGAACAGCAACTCTTAATCAAAACCAGTCAAGACAACTCGCTTGCACTAATTCGCTTGCTTGAAGAAATTCACCCTTATCAATGCCCAGAAATAATTGTCCTGGATCAAGTCAAAGCTTCACTGCAATATAGCACTTGGGTTAAAGACTGCTGCAAACACTAA